One part of the Lotus japonicus ecotype B-129 chromosome 2, LjGifu_v1.2 genome encodes these proteins:
- the LOC130741163 gene encoding intracellular protein transport protein USO1 yields MFRSARWRSDKNRVNVVFKLHFHATKVLQSGVDALVLSIVPGDIGKPTRRLEKATVRDGHCRWENPVHETVRFIQDPKTGKISDKIYKFLVSTGLSKNSCIGEVSVNFADYVDATKPLSLSLPIRNSHCDAAVLHVLIQRLQDNSDQREEDECEDAKLKSDDRSLRNRLSNGHIDESIKSYSSEDVSAKANINRTSSGSDTTLSSSDDSSGLDSPHEIGIGKTNIHSTTNQFVRQTSEPQNQAVNASTSMHDDVHQRSHWGWSAESDHGLSTGDSTNVSPDSLPKKMSQQEPPSEIERVKAEFAALARHVDVSDLELQTLRKQIVKESKRGQELAKEVIILKEERDALRIECDNLRSFHKRKGEAATVRSRSQLESGDLRTYVDEIRQELNYEKDLNANLRLQLKKMQESNAELVLAVQDLDEMLEQKNQENNAVLGANLSKCELDDDPEQKTFDELVKERTDAKETHLLERKIIDLYGEIEMYRRDKEELEMQMEQLALDYEILKQENHGIAHKLEQSQMQEQLKMHYECSSPVDMNGIETHIANLENQLKEQSDEFSNSLATIKELQTHIRRLEEDLEKQAKGFAADIEAVTRDKVEQEQRAIQAEEALRKTRLKNAATAERLQEEFQRLSMQLTSTFDENEKAAMRAMKEASELRAQKSVLEEMLNKVREEHQSTKADYEVKLNELSNQIDSMTVQIQQMLLEIEDKSKQLENQKEHGEQASRDLSEEIGMLTAENEKLRVEISRLCEEVEGKENFRTDLELMKKTIEESEELLQRGTVERNELLSTIALLKKEAEDSLSELNRMKHLKDEKDVEAGLLQSELESLKAQYSDLKHTLFEDEAEKEKLRKQVFQLKGELKKKDDALISIEKRFRDSNGRTQVSDGTKTIPKNKKPALSPPQHSKEMASLREKIKTLEGKIQSKDSALETSTTSFLEKEKEFQTKIMELESKVEELNQSISLQKVAQDRITVTNEISREISNGEHLEDGACGSEERGAALLLNSNVNLPEQEAGTSIMDTEDSNLTDILTELSSLKERNNSMESELKEMQERYSEISLKFAEVEGERQMLVMTVRNLKSVQKC; encoded by the exons ATGTTTCGTTCTGCAAGATGGAGGAGTGACAAGAACAGAGTCAATGTTGTTTTCAAGCTGCATTTTCATGCCACCAAG GTGTTACAATCTGGGGTGGATGCATTGGTGCTGTCTATAGTTCCAGGGGACATTGGAAAGCCAACAAGGAGATTAGAGAAAGCTACCGTTCGAGATGGACATTGTAGATGGGAGAATCCGGTACACGAAACAGTCAGATTTATTCAGGACCCTAAAACTGGGAAAATCAGTGACAAGATTTATAAGTTTTTGGTCTCAACG GGGTTATCAAAAAATAGCTGCATTGGGGAGGTTTCTGTTAACTTTGCTGATTATGTCGATGCTACAAAGCCCCTAAGTCTCTCTCTTCCCATCAGGAATTCTCATTGTGATGCTGCTGTTTTGCAT GTATTGATCCAGAGGCTCCAAGATAATAGTGATCAGAG AGAGGAAGATGAATGTGAAGATGCCAAACTAAAATCTGATGATAGGAGCTTAAGAAACCGATTAAGCAATGGCCATATAGATGAAAGCATTAAAAGTTATTCTTCTGAA GATGTCTCTGCAAAAGCAAACATCAATAGGACATCTAGTGGATCTGATACTACATTGTCAAGTTCTGATGACAGTTCTGGGCTTGATAGTCCCCACGAAATCGGTATAGGAAAAACAAACATCCACTCTACAACAAATCAGTTTGTTCGCCAAACATCAGAACCTCAAAACCAAGCTGTCAATGCCTCAACATCAATGCATGATGATGTACATCAGAGATCACACTGGGGCTGGTCAGCTGAGTCAGATCATGGTTTAAGTACAGGGGATTCAACCAATGTTTCTCCTGATTCACTCCCAAAGAAAATGTCCCAACAGGAACCTCCTTCAGAAATTGAGAGAGTCAAGGCTGAATTTGCTGCTTTGGCAAGGCATGTGGATGTGTCAGACCTGGAACTACAGACCCTCAGGAAGCAGATTGTAAAGGAGAGCAAAAGAGGGCAGGAGCTCGCAAAGGAAGTCATTATCTTGAAAGAGGAAAGGGATGCACTCAGGATAGAATGTGACAATCTCAGGTCTTTCCACAAGCGCAAGGGCGAGGCGGCCACAGTGAGAAGCAGGTCACAATTGGAAAGCGGAGATCTTCGAACTTATGTTGATGAAATTAGACAAGAATTGAATTATGAGAAGGATCTGAACGCAAACCTGCGCTTACAGTTAAAGAAGATGCAAGAATCAAATGCTGAACTAGTTCTTGCTGTGCAGGACCTTGATGAAATGTTGGAgcagaaaaatcaggaaaacAATGCAGTTTTAGGGGCCAACCTCTCTAAATGTGAACTAGATGACGATCCAGAACAGAAAACATTTGACGAGCTTGTTAAGGAGCGCACTGATGCCAAGGAAACACACTTACTTGAAAGGAAAATCATAGATCTCTATGGTGAAATAGAAATGTATCGCAGAGACAAAGAGGAGTTAGAGATGCAGATGGAGCAGCTTGCACTGGACTATGAGATATTGAAACAGGAAAATCATGGCATTGCGCATAAGCTGGAGCAGAGCCAAATGCAGGAACAGTTGAAAATGCATTATGAATGTTCATCTCCTGTTGACATGAATGGCATCGAAACGCACATTGCGAATCTGGAAAATCAACTCAAGGAACAGTCAGATGAGTTCTCAAATTCTCTCGCTACCATTAAGGAGCTTCAAACTCATATCAGAAGATTAGAGGAAGATCTGGAGAAACAAGCAAAAGGGTTTGCAGCTGATATTGAAGCTGTCACACGTGACAAGGTTGAGCAAGAGCAAAGAGCCATCCAAGCCGAGGAAGCTTTGCGAAAGACCAGACTAAAAAATGCTGCTACTGCTGAGAGGCTTCAAGAGGAGTTTCAAAGGCTCTCAATGCAACTAACCTCTACATTTGATGAAAATGAGAAGGCTGCCATGAGAGCAATGAAAGAAGCAAGTGAACTGCGTGCGCAGAAAAGTGTACTGGAAGAAATGCTGAATAAAGTTAGAGAAGAGCACCAGTCAACTAAAGCTGATTATGAGGTAAAACTGAATGAGCTTTCCAACCAAATAGATTCAATGACAGTTCAGATACAACAGATGTTATTAGAAATTGAGGACAAGTCCAAGCAGCTTGAAAATCAGAAGGAACATGGAGAACAAGCTAGTAGGGATTTGTCTGAGGAGATAGGGATGCTAACTGCAGAAAATGAAAAGCTTAGAGTGGAGATTTCACGCTTATGTGAAGAAGttgaaggaaaagaaaatttcaGAACTGACTTGGAACTTATGAAGAAAACAATTGAGGAATCTGAGGAACTGTTACAAAGAGGAACTGTGGAAAGAAATGAACTCTTGAGTACAATTGCATTATTGAAGAAGGAAGCAGAGGATTCACTTAGTGAGCTAAATCGGATGAAGCATCTTAAGgatgaaaaagatgttgagGCTGGACTCTTGCAGTCAGAGTTGGAATCCCTTAAAGCTCAATACAGTGATTTGAAACACACTCTTTTTGAGGATGAGGCTGAGAAAGAAAAACTCAGAAAGCAAGTTTTCCAGCTAAAGGGTGAACTAAAGAAGAAGGACGATGCATTAATCAGCATTGAGAAGAGGTTCAGGGATAGTAATGGGCGCACACAAGTTAGTGATGGAACTAAAACCATTCCAAAGAACAAAAAGCCTGCTTTAAGTCCTCCTCAACATTCAAAAGAAATGGCAAGTCTGAGGGAGAAAATAAAAACGCTTGAG GGCAAGATACAGTCAAAAGACAGTGCTTTGGAAACTTCAACAACTTCATTTCTGGAGAAGGAAAAGGAATTCCAGACAAAAATTATGGAGCTGGAGAGCAAAGTGGAGGAATTAAATCAGAGTATTTCTTTGCAGAAG GTTGCTCAGGATAGAATTACTGTTACAAATGAGATATCTAGAGAAATAAGTAATGGTGAGCATCTCGAAGATGGTGCATGTGGATCTGAAGAAAGAGGAGCTGCATTGTTACTCAATAG TAATGTGAACTTGCCAGAGCAGGAAGCTGGAACCTCCATAATGGATACTGAAGACAGCAATCTTACTGACATATTAACCGAGTTATCGTCACTGAAGGAAAGAAACAACTCAATGGAAAGCGAACTTAAAGAGATGCAGGAGAGATACTCAGAAATAAGCCTCAAATTTGCTGAGGTAGAAGGTGAAAGACAAATGCTTGTTATGACTGTACGAAACCTCAAGAGTGTCCAGAAGTGCTAA